The window CCGCATCGGTCGCGGTGATAAAGGTCTGGATCTCCTCACTGCGGATAAAGGAGAGAAGTGCGGCGCGGCGATCCGCGTCCAACTCGCTCATGACATCGTCGAGGAGGAGGATGGGAGACTCACCGACGTGCTCACGCAGGTAGAAGAGCTCGGCGAGCTTCAGCGCGAGCGCACCCGTGCGCTGCTGTCCCTGCGAGCCATAGCTTCTAAGGTTCATGCCGGCGGTTACGAGGACGAGATCGTCGAGATGCGGACCGACCCCCGTCGCGGCGCGTGCGATGTCGCGTGCGCGTCCCTCCTCAAGCATCTCATTATACCATAGTTCGAGACGCTTTGTCATGCCGTCTTTCAGCGCCAAAAGCCCTGCGGGCGCGTGTGCCATCTCATACGAGAGGGAGAGTGTTTCCCCCGCCGCAAGCACCGCCTGTACGCGTCCCGAGAGTGCGGAGAGCTGCTCCGCCGCCGCCGCCCGCCGCACGGCGATGTACGCGGCACTCTTGGCGAGCTGTGCGTCCCACGGGAGCAGCGCATCGGCGGGCGCGAGCCGCGCGCGGATGTCCTTGAGGAGTGCGTTCCTCTGGCGCAGGATGTGCGTATAGCGCAGGAGCTCACCGTAGTAGGCGGGGCTTGCCTGTGAGAGCTCGGCATCCAGATAGCGGCGGCGCAGCGCAGGCGCACCCTTGACGAGAAAGAGATCCTCCGGGGAAAAGAGCACCATCGGCAGGATGCCGACGAGGTCGCGCTGCCGCAGCACTTCACCGCCGCGCTCGATGCGCCGCCGCGCCCCGCGTGTGAAGGTAAAGGACAGCGCCGAGGGTACGCCGTGCCGCAGGAAGGAGAGCGCAATGTGCGCCCCCGTTTCCCCCATACGAATGAGCTCCGCATCGCTCGATGTGCGATGGGAGCGTCCGAACGCGGCGTAGTACAGTGCCTCGATGATATTCGTCTTGCCCTGCGCGTTCGCCCCGAGGAAGATCTGCACGCCCGCGTCAAAGGCAAGCGTCAGTTTCGTATAGTTACGGTAGGAACGAAGTACAAGTGATGTAATCTGCATAACTACGAACGACTGACACGGTATGTATCATCACCTTTGATGGTAATGACATCTCCGACAATGAGTTTGCGTCTGCGTGCCGTCTCGACTTCTCCATTTCGGAGGATCGCCTCCGCGGCAATCAACTCCTTCACGATACCGCCGCTCGGGACAGCTCCCGCAAGTTTCAGAAACTGATCAAGCCGGATCGTGTCTGTGTGAATCTCAACTTCGGTCAATGTGTCCTCACAGGTGTTACAACGTAGATATAGTCGGGGTCGATCTCCTCTCGGATGGTGATGGGTGAGAGGTTCATGCCCTGTGCATTCGAGCCCTGCAGCGAGAGGATGCAGGTGTCACTGTCGAGCGACTTGACCGCGTCCATGAGGTAGGAGGCGTTGAATGCGATGGAGACATCGTCGCCCTCGACCTGTGCGTTGATGGTCTCCTCCGCCTCCCCGATCTCGGGGCTGTTGGAGGAGATTCGCAGAAGTCCCTGTTCGAATGCGAGTTTGACGATGTTATACTGATCCGTACGTGCAATGAGGGAGGCACGCTCCACGGCAGAGGAAAAGGTGGCGGCATCGAGGGTCACGCGCGTGCGGATGTTCTCCTCGGTCGGTATGACGCGGCGGTAGTCGGGGAATGCGCCTTCGATCAGACGTGAGGTCATGTAGATGTGCGCGGAGGACATACTGATCTGATTGTAGGAGCAGCTGACATGGATGTCGGTCGGCACCTCGCCCGGGATGGTGCGTATGACCTCCTCCAAGAACTTTGCAGGGATGATGACGCGGATCTGCCCCGCATCCTCTTCCAATATCTCACTCTTGACGGCGAGGCGGTGAACGTTCGTCGCGGCGAAGGTGACCTCTCTGCCCTCCACCTCCATCTGGCAGCCCGTGAAGATGGGGCGGCGGTCACGCTGCTCCTCGCGCAGACAGGCGAATGCGGATTTTTTGACCAGACGTGCAAGCGTACGGTCTTTGATGGTAAATTGCAGTGTCCCTTCCATACGCTGAAGGACAGGAAAGTCATTCGTATCCATGGTGCGCAGGGTAAATCGTGCCGTACCGGATTGGACGACGGCGAGGCCGTCACTGCGTTCCGTGTCGATGGAGACTTCCTCGGCGGGGAGTTTGCGGGCAAATTCGGTGAGATATTTCCCGGGGAGTACCGCTGTACCGACGCTGTGGATCTCGGCGGGGATGGTGACGATGAAGCCCAGTTCATAGTTTGTGGACTGGAGTTCGAGCTGACCGTCCTTCGCCGACAGGTAGACACCGGAGAGGATGGGGGTCTGCGGTTTGGTGGAGAGTCCCTTGCTGACGGTTTGCAGGGCGGCGATGAGGTCATTTCGCCCGAGTGTGATGTTCATATGGTTTCCTTTCCGATGGATGGGCGGGCGTTTGTGCGCGCCGTGTTCTCGTTTTCTATGGGTACTGTGTAGAAAATAAATTTAGTAGTTGTAGTAGTAGGTGCTGTGGATTGGTGGAAAAGTGGAGCAGTGCGCAGAAAGACGCGGCGAAGGGTGTGGATAAGTTGTGCAGAGTTGTTCCTGAGTTATCCACAGTTTACACAGAAGAGGGGTGGATGAAATCTTATCCACAAAATATCCACATGAAATGCCGTGGGAAATGAACAGAGATGTCCACAGGGAACATTTTAGGAGTGCTGCGCGGCTTTGCTCAGTTTTCTTTGATCCGTAGCCTATGATAAAAACCGGACATGAAACGCTCAACTAAATCCCCTTGATCTGGATGGTGAGCGATTCGATCTGCGCCTTGGTGGCGGAGTCGCTCTCGGTGAGGTTCTGGATTTTCTTGTGCGCGTGGATGACGGTGGAGTGGTCGCGGTTGAAGAAGCCGCCGATGGTCGGCCACGAGACATCGGTCAGCTCGTGGCAGAGGAACATGGCGATCTGACGCGGGTAGGCGATGTCGTTGCTGCGCTTGGTGGAGCGGATGTCCTCGCTCGTCACCTTGAAATGGGTGCAGACGATGCGCTCGATCATCTCCATGGTGATGCGCCGTCCCTTCTCCCCGCGCAGGTAGTTGCCGAGGGCGGCGACGCAGGTGGTCTCGTCGATCGGCATACGCATGGTCGAGGCATACTTGATGAGGCGCGTGAGTGCGCCCTCCAGTTCGCGGATGTTGCTGTCCACGCGGCTGGCGATGTAGGTGACGACATCCTCGGGGATGTGTACGTCCTCACTGAGTGCCTTTTTTTGGAGAATCGCCACGCGTGTCTCGAACTCCGGCGGCTGTATGTCCACGGGTGCGCCGCCCGCGAACCGCGAGATCAGACGATCCTCAAGCCCCTTGACATCCTGCGGCTGCTGATCCGAGGTCAGGATGATCTGGCTGCCGTTGTCGCGCAGCTTGTTGAACGTCTGGAAAAACTCGGTCTGCGTCTGCTCCTGCCCCGCAAAGAACTGAATATCGTCGATGAGCAGCACGTCGATGTGATAGTATTTTTCACGGAATGCGTCCATGTTCTTCTCGCGAATGGAGCGGATGAACTCGTTGGTAAAGTCGGTGCTCGCGATGTAGAGGACGCGCTTTTCGGGGTGATCGGCGAGGATCTTGTGTCCGACGGCGTGCATGAGATGGGTCTTGCCGAGCCCCACGCCGCCGTAGATGAAGAGCGGGTTGTGCGAGGGGAGGCCGGGTGCGTCCGCGACCGCCTTTGCCATGGCGTACGGGAACTGGTTCGAGCGTCCTGTGACGAATGCGTCGAACGTATACTTCGGGTTGAGTGTCGAGGCATCGTCGGGGGCGGCGGCGTTCGTGTCGGCGTTCGGCGCGAGCGGGAGGCTGCCCTGTGCGGGGATCTGTTCTTCGACTGCCGTCTCCTTTTTTTCTGCGGGCGGCTCTTTTTCCCTTTTCGCCGGTTTTTCTTTTTTGGGGGCGCACGCCGCGGCATCCACGATCAGTCGGATGGCATAGTCCGCGCCGAGCGCCTGCTGCACCGCGTCGCCGAGGAGCACGAGATAGCGCGGCTCGATGTATTGTTTCGTAAAGACATCCGCCACGGCAAGGACGAGTTCATTCTTGTCCGCCGTCACGGGGACGATGCGCGAGATCCACTGTTTTACGGCATCTTTGGGGATGATTCCATCGGTTTTTTTCAGTACCTTCTGCCACATGGCGACGATTGCGGGGGTCTGTTCTTCGGACATACATCTGAGTCCCTTCAAAAAAATTTTTGTAAAATGTTTATCCACAGAGTTATTCACAGTTGTGGATAACTCTGTCGATGGGCGGGATGCGGTAATATATGCAGAAATGAAATTATAAACGATTCTTTCACAGGTTGTCCACAGTAGTTTGGGGATATTTTAACAAAAAAAAGAGGACTTATCAACAGGTGCTTTTGAACATCTGCGGAAAAAAACGTGCAAATGCCGCGCTCACGCCTTGACATTGCGGCTTTTCTTCGTCTATAATGACGGCTAGTAATCCATCTATATGAATCGCCGCACGGCATATGCCGCACAGCGCGGCAGCAAAGGAGGTGACGTGAGGTGAAGAGAACATTTCAGCCCAACAACCATTGGAGAAAGAAGACACATGGATTCCGTGAGCGCATGAAGACGAAAGGCGGCCGCCTCGTACTCAAGAGAAGGCGTCAGCGCGGACGAAAGAAGCTGTCGGCGTGAGCCGGAGAGTCTACAGAGGTCACCGCGGGTGACCTCTTTTTTAACGATGCCAATGAATGAGAAGAAATACACACTGCCGCGCACAAAGATGATCAAGCGGCGCAGCGACTTTCAGCACGTCTACCAAAAGGGGACGTCCGTCGCGGGGCGGCGGATGATCCTCTATGTCCTGCGGGACAGCCGCGTCGCGGGCAAGGTCGGCTTTGCCGCCGGGAAAAAACTCGGGTGCGCCGCTGTGCGCAACCGCACGAAGCGTCTCCTGCGGGAGGCGTACCGCCATATGCAGCACGAGCTGCGCACGGATGTCGGGATTCTCCTGATCGGGCGCGCGGGGCTTGCGGCGGGGAAAATGCAGGATGCCGCCGTGGAGCTGCGCAGCCTCGCGCGACGCGCGAAGATCTTTGCAGAGGGGGGCGTGTCCCCGCGTATGGGGGAGCAGAGATGAAGCGTCTGCTCCTTCTTCTGGTGCAGTTCTACCGCTGCTGCATCTCGCCGCTCACGCCGCCCTCCTGCCGTTACTACCCCACCTGCTCCGCGTATGCGTTGGAGGCGATCGAGCGGTACGGCGCGTGGCGCGGCGGATGGATGGCGCTCCGGCGGATTCTGCGCTGTCATCCGTTTCACAGGGGCGGCTACGATCCCGTACCTTGAATGTTTCATTTTTTAGAACGAAATACATACTTCCCTACAGTAGGAGGAAAACGCATTGATCGAATTTTTTAGCAACCTGTTCGCGCCGATCATCCACGTTCTGCAGTTCATCCTCGGCGGCTTTTACACCGTTACGAGTGCCGCAGGACTTGAGAGCTACGGCTTCCCCATCATCCTGCTCACCATCCTCATCAAGGTTGTGACCTACCCGCTCACGGTTAAGCAGATCAAGTCGATGAAGGCGATGCAGGAAATCCAGCCGAAGATGAAAAAGATCCAAGAAAAGTACAAAAACAATCCGCAGATGCTCCAGCAAAAGACGGGCGAGCTGTTCCGCGAGGCGGGCGTGAACCCGCTCGCCGGGTGTCTGCCGCTCCTCGTGCAGATGCCGATCCTCATGGGGATGTACTACGCACTCTTTAACTTCACCTTCCCGAGTGCGGCGGCGGCGGCGTTTTTCTGGCTGCCGAATATGTCCGAGCCCGACCCGCTCTACATCCTGCCCGTGCTCTCGGCGGCAACGACCTATCTCCAGCAGAAGATGACCTCCACCGAGATGAACACCCAGATGAAGATCATGATGACCGTGATGCCTCTTTTCATCGGTTGGATCAGTCTCACGTTCCCCTCGGGGCTCGTGCTCTACTGGGTGACGATGAACGTCGTGCAGATCGCCCAGCAGTGGTGGATGTACCGTGGTGAAAACGCAGTGGCAAAGGGGGCAAACTGACATGGCAGAGATCATCGAGACCACCGGAAAGACCGTCGAGGACGCGCTCTCGCACGCGCTCGATAAGCTCGGCTGCGGCAGAGCCGAGGTCACCTACGAGATCGTACAGGAGCCCTCGGGCGGCTTCCTCGGCCTGTGGGGCAAACGTGAGGCGCGTATCCGCGTCACGACGCGCCCCGTGATCCCGCCGCAGCGCACGGAGGTGCTGACCCCCGCGCCGCCGACGGTGATCGCGCCGCCGTCCCGAGCGGCAGAGACGCCCGCCGCCCCGGCAGAGCCGTCCCCGCAGAGCGATGCGGACGACGGATTCGGCGTGCGTCCGCATCGGTTTCATACCGATCTGCGTTCGTCGGCGCGGCGGGCATCCGCAGGGAACGCACCTGCCTATGAGGAGCGCACGCCGCGTGATTCCGAGGAGCGCGGGACACGCCGCACGCCGCGCCGCAGTGAGGGGCGTGCGCCGCGCGACTATGACGCAGGGGGCTACGGGCAGCGCAGGAACCGCTTTCGTGAGGAGCGTGAGGGCGAGGACTTTCGCCGCGAGCGACGCGAGCGCCCCGCCTATGACCGTGGGGAGACGGGCTACGAGATGCGCCATCGGGAGCGTTCGGATGCCCAGCTCATCCCGCTCACGGCGGAGATGTCCGCCGCGGCGGAAAAGTTTCTCGGCGCGGTCTTTGCCGCGATGGATCTTACGGTCGAGCTGCACCGCACGGACACGCCGGCGGGTACGATTTTCAATATGCAGGGCGAGAATCTTGGCATCCTCATCGGAAAGCACGGATCGACGCTCGATGCGCTCCAGTACCTCACGAATCTCGTTGTGAACAAGATCCCCGAGACGGGCTATGCGCGCATCATCCTCGATGTGGAGGACTATCGTGCGCGGCGTGAGGAGACGCTCACGCGCCTTGCGGGGCATCTCGCGGACAAGGCGTGCCGCATCGGCGAGGAGATCCACCTTGAGCCCATGAGCCGCCACGAGCGCAAGATCATCCACATGGCGCTGCAGGACAATCGCCGCGTCACCACCTACAGCGCGGGCGACAACCCGCGCCGCTACGTCGTCATCGTTCCGCGCCGTCGCCGCTATTCGCGTGACTACGACGAACCGGGCTATGACCGTTACGAGCGGTGAGGGATTTCGGGATAGAAAAAGGCAGCTGTACGCTGCCTTTTTGATTATGGATCGGGAAACGTGGTATGTTCCACAGGGAAAGGGAAAACATGAGCGAGGACACCATCAGCCAGATTGCCACCCCGCACGGGACGGGAGGCATCGGCATCATCCGCGTGAGCGGCGCAGACGCACTGCGTATCGCACGCGCCGTATTCCGCCCCATGCGGGGCGATCTCGGGACGCCCGCGCCGTACACTGCACGCTACGGGAACATCGTTGCAGCGGACGGCACCATCATCGACGAGGGGATTCTTCTCTATATGCGCGCCCCGCATTCCTATACGGGCGAGGACACCGTCGAGTTGCAGTGTCATGGCGGTACGGTCGTCCTGCGCGAGGTACTGCTGCGCACGTGGGAGGCGGGGGCAAGACCTGCGGAGGCGGGCGAGTTCACGAAACGCGCTTTCTTGAGCGGGAGGATTGACCTTGCCCGCGCCGAGGGCGTCATGGAGCTCATCAGTGCGCGGAGCGCCCGCGCCGCCCGCGCCGCACGGGAGCGCATGGCAGGGGCATTTTCCAAGGAGATCACGGCGATTCGGGAGCACCTTCTTGGGGCGATTGCACAGATCGAGGCGGGGATCGACTTTCCCGAGGACGATCTTCCCGATGCCTCCCATGCGGCGCTTGCACGGGACATTTCCGCCGCCTGTGCCTGTGTGCGGCGGCTGCTGGCGGGGGCAAACGCGGGGCGGATTCTGCGCGAGGGGGTCAAGACCGTTATCGTCGGGCGGCCGAATGTCGGAAAATCCAGTCTCCTCAACGCTCTCGTCGGCACGGAGCGCGCCATCGTCACCGATGTACCCGGCACGACGCGGGACATCATCGAGGAGGAGGTCAGCATCGACGGCATCCCCCTGCGCCTCCTCGACACGGCGGGGCTGCGTGCGGCACAGGATGCTGTCGAGCGGATCGGCGTCGCACGTACCGAGCAGCACCTCGGGGATGCCGAGCTGGTGCTCGCCGTCTTTGACAGCTCCGAGGCGCTCACCGACGAGGATCGGGGGATCCTCGACCGCCTCCGCCACATGGACGCGAACATCATCATCCTCTGCAACAAGGAGGACTGCGCCTCCGTGCTGCGCGTGACGGACTTCGACGGGATCAACGCGCCTGTGCTCATGATCTCCGCACAGGCGGGTACGGGGCTGGATGCCCTGCGCGAAACGATTGCCGCACGCATCCGTGTGATGGAGGGGGCGCTCAGCGACGGGGCGCTCCCGAACAAGGAACGCGAGGTCGAGGCACTGCGCCGCGCCATGCAGCACCTGAAAGAGGCGGAGCGAAGCCTCTCCGAGGGCATGGGGACGGACTTCATCTCCATTGATCTGAGAGCGGCGTACGACATCCTCGGCGACATCCTCGGCGAGACCGTCGATACCGACCTCATCGACCGCATCTTCAGCGAGTTCTGCATCGGGAAATAAAGAAAGCATAGGAAGCGTTATGGAGAGTTGCTGGGCGATATGCTCTGACGGAATGCAAAAAAAGAGCCGCTGATGCGGCTCTTTTTGATGTGTCAGGAAAATCTCTATCCCACGATCCATGTGACGACGTAGAGGACGAGCGGGATGGTGACGCAGAAGATGCCGATGAAGTCGATGTAGACACCGGTCCGGATCATCTTCGTGATCGGGATGTAGCCGGACGCATAGACAATGGCGTTCGGCGGGGTCGATACGGGCAGCATAAAGCCCAGTGAGGACGACAGTGCGATGCCGACGGCGACGGGAATCGGGCTGAAGCCCGCAGCGATCGCCGCGGTGATACCGAGGGGGCCGATCATGTTCGTTGCCGCCGTGTGGCTCGTGAGCTCGGAGAGCAGCAGCGCCATGACGCAGAAAATCGCGAC of the Selenomonas dianae genome contains:
- a CDS encoding RNA-binding S4 domain-containing protein produces the protein MTEVEIHTDTIRLDQFLKLAGAVPSGGIVKELIAAEAILRNGEVETARRRKLIVGDVITIKGDDTYRVSRS
- the dnaN gene encoding DNA polymerase III subunit beta, with the protein product MNITLGRNDLIAALQTVSKGLSTKPQTPILSGVYLSAKDGQLELQSTNYELGFIVTIPAEIHSVGTAVLPGKYLTEFARKLPAEEVSIDTERSDGLAVVQSGTARFTLRTMDTNDFPVLQRMEGTLQFTIKDRTLARLVKKSAFACLREEQRDRRPIFTGCQMEVEGREVTFAATNVHRLAVKSEILEEDAGQIRVIIPAKFLEEVIRTIPGEVPTDIHVSCSYNQISMSSAHIYMTSRLIEGAFPDYRRVIPTEENIRTRVTLDAATFSSAVERASLIARTDQYNIVKLAFEQGLLRISSNSPEIGEAEETINAQVEGDDVSIAFNASYLMDAVKSLDSDTCILSLQGSNAQGMNLSPITIREEIDPDYIYVVTPVRTH
- the dnaA gene encoding chromosomal replication initiator protein DnaA; its protein translation is MSEEQTPAIVAMWQKVLKKTDGIIPKDAVKQWISRIVPVTADKNELVLAVADVFTKQYIEPRYLVLLGDAVQQALGADYAIRLIVDAAACAPKKEKPAKREKEPPAEKKETAVEEQIPAQGSLPLAPNADTNAAAPDDASTLNPKYTFDAFVTGRSNQFPYAMAKAVADAPGLPSHNPLFIYGGVGLGKTHLMHAVGHKILADHPEKRVLYIASTDFTNEFIRSIREKNMDAFREKYYHIDVLLIDDIQFFAGQEQTQTEFFQTFNKLRDNGSQIILTSDQQPQDVKGLEDRLISRFAGGAPVDIQPPEFETRVAILQKKALSEDVHIPEDVVTYIASRVDSNIRELEGALTRLIKYASTMRMPIDETTCVAALGNYLRGEKGRRITMEMIERIVCTHFKVTSEDIRSTKRSNDIAYPRQIAMFLCHELTDVSWPTIGGFFNRDHSTVIHAHKKIQNLTESDSATKAQIESLTIQIKGI
- the rpmH gene encoding 50S ribosomal protein L34 is translated as MKRTFQPNNHWRKKTHGFRERMKTKGGRLVLKRRRQRGRKKLSA
- the rnpA gene encoding ribonuclease P protein component yields the protein MNEKKYTLPRTKMIKRRSDFQHVYQKGTSVAGRRMILYVLRDSRVAGKVGFAAGKKLGCAAVRNRTKRLLREAYRHMQHELRTDVGILLIGRAGLAAGKMQDAAVELRSLARRAKIFAEGGVSPRMGEQR
- the yidD gene encoding membrane protein insertion efficiency factor YidD; the encoded protein is MKRLLLLLVQFYRCCISPLTPPSCRYYPTCSAYALEAIERYGAWRGGWMALRRILRCHPFHRGGYDPVP
- a CDS encoding YidC/Oxa1 family membrane protein insertase; the protein is MIEFFSNLFAPIIHVLQFILGGFYTVTSAAGLESYGFPIILLTILIKVVTYPLTVKQIKSMKAMQEIQPKMKKIQEKYKNNPQMLQQKTGELFREAGVNPLAGCLPLLVQMPILMGMYYALFNFTFPSAAAAAFFWLPNMSEPDPLYILPVLSAATTYLQQKMTSTEMNTQMKIMMTVMPLFIGWISLTFPSGLVLYWVTMNVVQIAQQWWMYRGENAVAKGAN
- the jag gene encoding RNA-binding cell elongation regulator Jag/EloR, which translates into the protein MAEIIETTGKTVEDALSHALDKLGCGRAEVTYEIVQEPSGGFLGLWGKREARIRVTTRPVIPPQRTEVLTPAPPTVIAPPSRAAETPAAPAEPSPQSDADDGFGVRPHRFHTDLRSSARRASAGNAPAYEERTPRDSEERGTRRTPRRSEGRAPRDYDAGGYGQRRNRFREEREGEDFRRERRERPAYDRGETGYEMRHRERSDAQLIPLTAEMSAAAEKFLGAVFAAMDLTVELHRTDTPAGTIFNMQGENLGILIGKHGSTLDALQYLTNLVVNKIPETGYARIILDVEDYRARREETLTRLAGHLADKACRIGEEIHLEPMSRHERKIIHMALQDNRRVTTYSAGDNPRRYVVIVPRRRRYSRDYDEPGYDRYER
- the mnmE gene encoding tRNA uridine-5-carboxymethylaminomethyl(34) synthesis GTPase MnmE — its product is MSEDTISQIATPHGTGGIGIIRVSGADALRIARAVFRPMRGDLGTPAPYTARYGNIVAADGTIIDEGILLYMRAPHSYTGEDTVELQCHGGTVVLREVLLRTWEAGARPAEAGEFTKRAFLSGRIDLARAEGVMELISARSARAARAARERMAGAFSKEITAIREHLLGAIAQIEAGIDFPEDDLPDASHAALARDISAACACVRRLLAGANAGRILREGVKTVIVGRPNVGKSSLLNALVGTERAIVTDVPGTTRDIIEEEVSIDGIPLRLLDTAGLRAAQDAVERIGVARTEQHLGDAELVLAVFDSSEALTDEDRGILDRLRHMDANIIILCNKEDCASVLRVTDFDGINAPVLMISAQAGTGLDALRETIAARIRVMEGALSDGALPNKEREVEALRRAMQHLKEAERSLSEGMGTDFISIDLRAAYDILGDILGETVDTDLIDRIFSEFCIGK